One window of the Candidatus Nanopelagicales bacterium genome contains the following:
- the ligA gene encoding NAD-dependent DNA ligase LigA produces MADPAPAPADARVPEAARARWRELVDVVEQARTRYYQQDAPTLSDEEYDRLFRELQDLEREHPQLAGGDSPTQTVGGRRSEMFEPVTHLERMYSLDNAFSVEELQSWAGRVEREVGTFPPVICELKVDGLAVDLVYDHGVLRSLATRGDGRVGEDVTYNAQFVPALPRRLTPTGDLPVPPLLEVRGEIYFPVAEFERINDEQLALGLSPFANPRNTAAGSLRQRVDRRQEELEAAQARGRESTIVRQRAELDRAVQRLAALRLVLHGIGAHEGVTLTSQSQTYDVLAALGLPVSDRVRVCSSLAEVQAYVDFYGEHRHDVEHEIDGVVVKVDDLALQGRLGSTSRAPRWAIAYKYAPEVVRTRLLDIRVNVGRTGRVTPFAVMEPARVAGSTVSMATLHNADEVRRKGVLIGDLVFLRKAGDVIPEVLGPVVEDRDGSEREFVMPTHCPECGTPLAPEKEGDVDIRCPNSRSCPAQLRERLFHVGTRGAMDVEGLGWKAAVALLDCGLVADEGDLFALTGQDLLRCPFFTREPGPGEDGPQLSENARHVLAQLEQAKGRPLWRVLVALSIRHVGPTAAQALARELGSVEAIAAAEPERLAAVEGVGPVIADALREWFEVDWHREVVDKWARAGVRMAEERADTGPGPLTGLTVVITGTLADYSRDAATAAVQQRGGKVTGSVSKKTSFVVVGDNPGSKYDKALALGVPVLDDAGFAVLLADGPEAARSAAVPG; encoded by the coding sequence GTGGCTGACCCGGCGCCGGCACCCGCCGACGCCCGCGTGCCGGAGGCGGCCCGCGCGCGCTGGCGGGAGCTGGTCGACGTCGTCGAGCAGGCGCGGACCCGCTACTACCAGCAGGATGCGCCGACGCTGTCGGACGAGGAGTACGACCGCCTGTTCCGGGAGCTGCAGGACCTGGAGCGGGAGCACCCGCAGCTGGCGGGGGGCGACTCGCCGACGCAGACGGTGGGCGGGCGTCGCTCGGAGATGTTCGAGCCGGTCACGCACCTGGAGCGGATGTACAGCCTGGACAACGCGTTCTCCGTCGAGGAGCTGCAGTCCTGGGCCGGTCGGGTGGAGCGCGAGGTCGGCACGTTCCCGCCGGTGATCTGCGAGCTGAAGGTCGACGGGCTGGCGGTGGACCTGGTCTACGACCACGGCGTGCTGCGCTCGCTGGCGACCCGCGGGGACGGCCGCGTGGGCGAGGACGTCACCTACAACGCGCAGTTCGTCCCGGCGCTGCCGCGGCGGCTCACGCCGACCGGCGACCTGCCGGTGCCGCCGCTGCTGGAGGTGCGCGGGGAGATCTACTTCCCGGTCGCGGAGTTCGAGCGCATCAACGACGAGCAGTTGGCGCTGGGGCTGTCCCCGTTCGCCAACCCGCGCAACACCGCCGCCGGGTCGCTGCGCCAACGGGTGGACCGCCGCCAGGAGGAGCTGGAGGCGGCGCAGGCCCGTGGCCGGGAGTCGACGATCGTGCGGCAGCGGGCGGAGCTGGACCGCGCCGTGCAGCGGCTGGCGGCGCTGCGGCTGGTGCTGCACGGGATCGGCGCGCACGAGGGCGTGACGCTGACGTCGCAGAGCCAGACCTACGACGTGCTGGCCGCTCTGGGCCTGCCGGTCAGCGACCGGGTCCGGGTGTGCTCGTCGCTGGCCGAGGTGCAGGCCTACGTCGACTTCTACGGCGAGCACCGGCACGACGTGGAGCACGAGATCGACGGTGTCGTGGTCAAGGTGGACGACCTGGCGCTGCAGGGGCGACTGGGCTCGACGTCGCGGGCGCCGCGCTGGGCGATCGCCTACAAGTACGCCCCCGAGGTGGTGCGCACCCGGCTGCTGGACATCCGGGTCAACGTCGGCCGCACCGGCCGGGTGACCCCGTTCGCGGTGATGGAGCCGGCCAGGGTGGCCGGGTCGACGGTGTCCATGGCCACGCTGCACAACGCCGACGAGGTGCGCCGCAAGGGCGTGCTGATCGGCGACCTGGTGTTCCTGCGCAAGGCCGGCGACGTCATCCCCGAGGTCCTCGGGCCGGTGGTGGAGGACCGCGACGGGTCCGAGCGGGAGTTCGTGATGCCGACGCACTGCCCGGAGTGCGGCACGCCCCTGGCGCCGGAGAAGGAGGGCGACGTCGACATCCGTTGCCCGAACTCCCGGTCCTGCCCGGCGCAGCTGCGGGAGCGGCTGTTCCACGTCGGGACCCGGGGCGCGATGGACGTGGAGGGGCTGGGTTGGAAGGCGGCCGTGGCGCTGCTGGACTGCGGCCTGGTCGCCGACGAGGGCGACCTGTTCGCGCTGACCGGTCAGGACCTGCTGCGCTGCCCGTTCTTCACCCGGGAGCCCGGGCCCGGGGAGGACGGCCCCCAGCTCAGCGAGAACGCCCGGCACGTCCTGGCCCAGCTCGAGCAGGCCAAGGGCCGGCCGCTGTGGCGGGTCCTGGTGGCGCTGTCGATCCGGCACGTCGGGCCGACCGCGGCGCAGGCGCTGGCCCGTGAGCTCGGCTCGGTCGAGGCGATCGCCGCGGCCGAGCCCGAGCGGCTGGCCGCGGTCGAGGGGGTGGGGCCGGTCATCGCCGACGCGCTGCGCGAGTGGTTCGAGGTCGACTGGCACCGCGAGGTCGTCGACAAGTGGGCCCGGGCCGGAGTGCGGATGGCCGAGGAGCGGGCCGACACCGGTCCCGGCCCGCTGACCGGGCTGACCGTCGTCATCACCGGGACGCTGGCCGACTACTCCCGCGACGCCGCGACCGCGGCGGTCCAGCAGCGCGGGGGCAAGGTCACCGGGTCGGTGTCGAAGAAGACGTCGTTCGTCGTCGTCGGGGACAACCCCGGCTCCAAGTACGACAAGGCCCTCGCGCTCGGGGTCCCCGTCCTGGACGACGCCGGGTTCGCGGTGCTGCTGGCGGACGGCCCCGAGGCGGCGCGGTCGGCCGCGGTCCCGGGCTGA
- a CDS encoding TRIC cation channel family protein gives MWENFLALPSWSQLAAVVIGAVAGATHAARRGFDVIGVLGLAIATGLGGLLLRDILLQAGTSVVLLQSQYIVGASLAALAGYFFAGLISRVGNLLLVFDAFALGFLVSVGTDQAVRLALPAGSAIFIGVVTGVGGLVLRDILSGEAPQILRPGVFIAVAALAGAVVFMALQRYTQLPGSIVQLTTVAVVVLLRVGARWRDWETRPAVDYTDRIWQLWAKVGDRL, from the coding sequence ATGTGGGAGAACTTCCTCGCGCTGCCCTCCTGGTCCCAGCTGGCCGCCGTCGTCATCGGCGCGGTCGCGGGCGCCACGCACGCCGCCCGGCGTGGCTTCGACGTGATCGGCGTGCTGGGCCTGGCCATCGCCACCGGACTGGGCGGGCTGCTGCTGCGTGACATCCTGCTGCAGGCCGGGACGTCGGTGGTGCTGCTGCAGAGCCAGTACATCGTCGGCGCCAGCCTCGCGGCCCTCGCCGGCTACTTCTTCGCCGGCCTGATCTCACGGGTGGGCAACCTGCTGCTGGTGTTCGACGCCTTCGCCCTGGGCTTCCTGGTGAGCGTGGGCACCGACCAGGCCGTCCGGCTCGCCCTGCCGGCCGGGTCGGCCATCTTCATCGGCGTCGTCACCGGCGTGGGCGGCCTGGTGCTGCGCGACATCCTGTCCGGCGAGGCGCCGCAGATCCTGCGCCCCGGGGTGTTCATCGCGGTGGCCGCCCTCGCCGGCGCCGTGGTGTTCATGGCGCTGCAGCGCTACACCCAGCTGCCCGGCAGCATCGTCCAGCTCACCACCGTCGCGGTCGTGGTGCTGCTGCGCGTGGGCGCTCGCTGGCGGGACTGGGAGACGCGCCCCGCGGTCGACTACACCGACCGGATCTGGCAGCTGTGGGCCAAGGTGGGCGACCGGCTGTGA
- a CDS encoding EAL domain-containing protein, with product MTDVRRDRPSLVRPSLFALTWNVAVWGGWAVLAFAVARAIGDGLVSVGPALLMLTVLVVVSELRPAVTRVFGGDTVSSSLAFVLAALYLWGPVPALLLQALSGLIGELVARKPPWKLLFNIGQYELSLLAAWVVMVVAGVTPSPSAPLEGLRAADLGWIVLTWVVYHLVNLALVAGLCESDDQTWWASFTEDFWFYTLSTLAVVAISPLVVLAAVASPQSWVFMPLLLVPVMAVNRTAELVQQREHESLHDHLTGLPNRKLLSSRAERVLAGARPDRGVTLFLLDLDRFKEVNDTLGHATGDRLLEVVARRVAGAVRPSDTVARLGGDEFGVLLPGVTDESEADVVAGRVRATLAEPIHLDGVLLDVEVSIGMARAIGPGTPFEELLREADVAMYVAKGTRSGVAMYRPELDPHSAQRLGAVTRLREGLDARELEVHYQPKVAARGGAVVGMEALVRWRDPERGLVGPEDFVPLAERSGLVHRMTAYVLAEALDQARAWWDVGLKVPVAVNVSMRDLQETDLPARVDRELRRTGLPASALVLEVTESVLVQEPTRAVAALRRLAERGVLASMDDFGTGYTTLALLEHLPVSELKIDRSFVSHLGHPDASPAMVGSIIALAHALGLTVVAEGVETEAVRASLERLEVDAVQGWLVARPMPPEHATRWLLERAGARGTGLRLLPGSAG from the coding sequence GTGACCGACGTACGTCGCGACCGCCCCTCGCTGGTGCGGCCGAGCCTGTTCGCGCTGACGTGGAACGTCGCCGTCTGGGGCGGCTGGGCCGTGCTGGCGTTCGCGGTGGCGCGCGCGATCGGCGACGGGCTGGTCAGCGTCGGACCGGCCCTGCTGATGCTCACCGTGCTGGTGGTGGTGTCCGAGCTGCGGCCGGCGGTCACCCGCGTGTTCGGCGGGGACACGGTGTCGTCCTCCCTGGCGTTCGTGCTGGCGGCGCTGTACCTGTGGGGGCCGGTCCCCGCGCTGCTGCTGCAGGCCCTGTCCGGCCTGATCGGGGAGCTGGTCGCGCGCAAGCCACCGTGGAAGCTGCTCTTCAACATCGGCCAGTACGAGCTGAGCCTGCTGGCGGCCTGGGTCGTCATGGTGGTCGCCGGGGTCACGCCCTCGCCCTCCGCGCCCCTGGAGGGGCTGCGGGCAGCCGACCTCGGCTGGATCGTGCTGACCTGGGTCGTCTACCACCTGGTCAACCTGGCCCTGGTCGCCGGCCTGTGCGAGTCCGACGACCAGACCTGGTGGGCCTCGTTCACCGAGGACTTCTGGTTCTACACGCTGTCCACGCTGGCCGTCGTCGCCATCTCGCCCCTGGTGGTGCTGGCGGCGGTCGCGTCCCCCCAGTCGTGGGTGTTCATGCCGCTGCTGCTGGTCCCGGTGATGGCCGTCAACCGCACCGCGGAGCTGGTGCAGCAGCGCGAGCACGAGTCCCTGCACGACCACCTGACCGGGCTGCCCAACCGCAAGCTGCTGTCGTCGCGGGCCGAGCGGGTCCTCGCCGGCGCGCGCCCCGACAGGGGCGTGACCCTGTTCCTGCTCGACCTCGACCGGTTCAAGGAGGTCAACGACACCCTCGGTCACGCGACCGGCGACCGGTTGCTGGAGGTCGTGGCTCGCCGGGTTGCGGGCGCCGTACGACCCAGCGACACGGTGGCGAGGCTCGGCGGCGACGAGTTCGGGGTCCTCCTGCCGGGGGTCACCGACGAGTCGGAGGCGGACGTGGTCGCCGGCCGGGTCCGCGCCACCCTCGCCGAGCCGATCCACCTCGACGGTGTGCTGCTCGACGTCGAGGTGAGCATCGGGATGGCCCGGGCCATCGGACCCGGCACGCCGTTCGAGGAGCTGCTGCGCGAGGCCGATGTCGCGATGTACGTCGCCAAGGGGACCCGGTCCGGCGTGGCCATGTACCGACCCGAACTCGACCCGCACTCCGCCCAGCGGCTCGGTGCGGTGACCCGGCTGCGGGAGGGGCTCGACGCGCGCGAGCTCGAGGTGCACTACCAGCCGAAGGTGGCGGCCCGCGGGGGCGCGGTCGTCGGCATGGAGGCGCTGGTGCGCTGGCGGGACCCGGAGCGCGGGCTGGTGGGCCCGGAGGACTTCGTCCCGCTCGCCGAGCGCTCCGGCCTGGTGCACCGGATGACGGCCTACGTCCTGGCCGAGGCGCTCGACCAGGCGCGGGCGTGGTGGGACGTCGGCCTCAAGGTCCCCGTCGCCGTGAACGTGTCGATGCGGGACCTGCAGGAGACGGACCTGCCCGCCCGGGTCGATCGCGAGCTGCGCCGCACCGGCCTGCCGGCCTCCGCGCTGGTCCTGGAGGTCACGGAGTCGGTCCTGGTGCAGGAGCCGACCCGGGCGGTCGCCGCGCTGCGGAGGCTGGCCGAGCGCGGGGTGCTGGCCTCGATGGACGACTTCGGCACCGGCTACACGACCCTCGCGCTGCTGGAGCACCTGCCGGTCAGCGAGCTGAAGATCGACCGCTCCTTTGTGTCCCACCTCGGGCACCCCGACGCCAGCCCCGCGATGGTGGGCTCGATCATCGCGCTCGCGCACGCCCTGGGGCTCACCGTCGTCGCCGAGGGCGTCGAGACCGAGGCGGTGCGGGCCAGTCTGGAGCGCCTGGAGGTCGACGCCGTGCAGGGCTGGCTGGTCGCCCGGCCGATGCCCCCCGAGCACGCGACCCGCTGGTTGCTGGAGCGCGCGGGGGCCCGCGGCACCGGGCTGAGGCTGCTGCCCGGCTCGGCCGGCTGA
- a CDS encoding methionine synthase produces the protein MGAEGELWPPAAATGVGSLPGTDAREATRIVLGELPDLPHLVELPARGPGADLVGRTAALLSSVARDLAVETTATGWRFADAPGRVTRRARSWLGEDLDALEEAAADRHGALKSQLCGPWTLAAALELRTGERAVSDPGAVRDLAQALAAVAADHVADLRRRVPGADVVLQLDEPSLPAVLRGGVPTQSGLSRYRAVDLPDAQARLRDVVEAVAAAGAVPAVHCCAADVPVDLVVGAGARVLSVDLALVAGRDDEAWGRAVEDGVGLLLGIVPTTPVAVSDLAATVAPVERWWHRLGFAPETLAARVALSPACGLAGASPEWVRTAYARCVAAGRALRDDRVDPGDPMTEEQDGRG, from the coding sequence GTGGGTGCGGAGGGTGAGCTCTGGCCGCCGGCCGCGGCGACCGGCGTCGGCAGCCTCCCCGGCACCGACGCCCGGGAGGCCACCCGGATCGTGCTGGGCGAGCTGCCCGACCTGCCGCACCTGGTCGAGCTGCCGGCGCGCGGCCCCGGTGCCGACCTGGTCGGACGTACGGCCGCCCTGCTCTCGTCGGTGGCCCGCGACCTCGCGGTGGAGACGACGGCGACCGGGTGGCGCTTCGCCGACGCCCCGGGCCGGGTCACGCGGCGGGCACGGTCCTGGCTGGGTGAGGACCTCGACGCCCTGGAGGAGGCGGCTGCGGATCGCCACGGCGCGCTGAAGTCACAGCTGTGCGGCCCCTGGACGCTGGCGGCGGCGCTGGAGCTGCGGACCGGAGAGCGGGCCGTGTCCGACCCCGGTGCGGTGCGCGACCTCGCCCAGGCGCTGGCCGCGGTGGCGGCCGACCACGTCGCGGATCTGCGCCGGCGCGTTCCGGGCGCCGACGTGGTGCTGCAGCTGGACGAGCCCTCGTTGCCCGCCGTGCTGCGCGGCGGAGTGCCCACGCAGAGCGGGCTGTCCCGCTACCGCGCCGTGGACCTCCCGGACGCGCAGGCCCGGCTGCGTGACGTGGTGGAGGCGGTGGCCGCGGCGGGCGCCGTGCCCGCGGTGCACTGCTGCGCCGCCGACGTCCCGGTCGACCTGGTCGTCGGGGCCGGGGCCCGGGTCCTGTCGGTCGACCTGGCACTGGTGGCCGGTCGCGACGACGAGGCGTGGGGCCGCGCCGTCGAGGACGGGGTCGGCCTGCTGCTCGGGATCGTGCCCACGACACCGGTGGCGGTGTCGGACCTCGCGGCTACCGTCGCTCCCGTGGAGCGGTGGTGGCACCGGCTGGGGTTCGCCCCCGAGACGCTGGCGGCGAGGGTCGCCCTCTCGCCGGCATGCGGACTGGCCGGTGCGTCGCCGGAGTGGGTGCGCACCGCCTACGCGCGGTGCGTCGCGGCCGGCCGGGCCCTGCGCGACGACCGCGTGGACCCCGGAGACCCGATGACGGAGGAGCAGGATGGCCGTGGCTGA
- the gatA gene encoding Asp-tRNA(Asn)/Glu-tRNA(Gln) amidotransferase subunit GatA, whose translation MSFEHLTRLTASGLAEALDQRTVSSVEATQAHLDRIAAVDDRVHAFLHVDTEGALAAARAVDDKRRAGEPVGPLAGVPLALKDILAMKDVPTTCGSRILEGWRPPYDATVVQRLRAADVVILGKTNMDEFAMGSSTEHSAYGPTRNPWDLERIPGGSGGGSAAAVAAFEAPLAIGTDTGGSIRQPAAVTGTVGAKPTYGGVSRYGLVALASSLDQAGPCGRSVMDTALLHAVIAGHDPRDSTSIDAPVPDVVGAAERADVRGMRVGLVRELSGEGYQPGVELRFREAVAVLEELGAEVVEVSCPSFDYALAAYYLILPSECSSNLARFDAMRYGLRVGDDGERTVEEVMALTREAGFGPEVKRRIMLGTYALSSGYYDAYYGSAQKVRTLITRDFAAAFEQADVLVSPTAPTTAFRLGEKLDDPLAMYLNDIATIPVNLAGNCALSLPVGLSPDDGLPVGLQVMAPPMADDRLYAVGAALEAALVDRWGHLLIEEAPDL comes from the coding sequence GTGAGCTTCGAGCACCTGACCCGGCTGACCGCGTCCGGGCTGGCGGAGGCCCTCGACCAGCGCACGGTGTCCTCCGTCGAGGCCACCCAGGCCCACCTGGATCGCATCGCCGCGGTCGACGACCGGGTGCATGCCTTCCTGCACGTCGACACCGAGGGCGCGCTGGCGGCCGCCCGCGCCGTCGACGACAAGCGGCGCGCCGGGGAGCCCGTGGGCCCGCTGGCCGGTGTCCCGCTGGCGCTGAAGGACATCCTGGCGATGAAGGACGTCCCCACGACCTGCGGCTCGCGGATCCTCGAGGGCTGGCGCCCCCCCTACGACGCGACCGTGGTCCAGCGGCTGCGGGCCGCGGACGTGGTGATCCTCGGCAAGACCAACATGGACGAGTTCGCGATGGGCTCGTCCACGGAGCACTCCGCGTACGGGCCCACCCGCAACCCGTGGGACCTCGAGCGGATCCCGGGCGGCTCCGGCGGCGGCTCGGCCGCCGCGGTGGCCGCGTTCGAGGCGCCGCTGGCCATCGGCACCGACACCGGTGGCTCGATCCGCCAGCCCGCGGCGGTCACCGGCACCGTGGGCGCCAAGCCGACGTACGGCGGGGTGTCCCGCTACGGGCTCGTCGCCCTGGCCTCGTCGCTGGACCAGGCGGGTCCGTGCGGCCGCTCGGTGATGGACACCGCGCTCCTGCACGCCGTCATCGCCGGCCACGACCCGCGCGACTCGACGTCCATCGACGCCCCGGTCCCCGACGTGGTGGGGGCCGCCGAGCGGGCGGACGTCCGCGGGATGCGGGTCGGCCTGGTCCGCGAGCTGTCCGGCGAGGGTTACCAGCCGGGCGTGGAGCTGCGGTTCCGTGAGGCCGTCGCCGTGCTGGAGGAGCTCGGCGCCGAGGTCGTCGAGGTGTCCTGCCCGAGCTTCGACTACGCGCTGGCCGCGTACTACCTGATCCTGCCCAGCGAGTGCTCGTCCAACCTGGCCCGGTTCGACGCGATGCGCTACGGCCTGCGGGTGGGTGACGACGGCGAGCGCACGGTCGAGGAGGTCATGGCGCTGACCCGCGAGGCCGGGTTCGGCCCCGAGGTGAAGCGCCGCATCATGCTGGGCACGTACGCCCTGTCCAGCGGCTACTACGACGCCTACTACGGCTCGGCGCAGAAGGTCCGCACGCTCATCACCCGCGACTTCGCGGCTGCGTTCGAGCAGGCCGACGTGCTGGTCTCCCCGACGGCGCCCACCACGGCGTTCCGGCTGGGGGAGAAGCTCGACGACCCGCTGGCCATGTACCTCAACGACATCGCCACGATCCCGGTCAACCTGGCCGGCAACTGCGCGTTGTCGCTGCCGGTGGGGCTCAGCCCCGACGACGGCCTGCCGGTGGGCCTGCAGGTGATGGCCCCGCCGATGGCCGACGACCGCCTGTACGCCGTGGGTGCCGCCCTCGAGGCGGCGCTGGTGGACCGCTGGGGCCACCTGCTGATCGAGGAGGCTCCGGACCTGTGA
- the gatC gene encoding Asp-tRNA(Asn)/Glu-tRNA(Gln) amidotransferase subunit GatC, with product MSAITRDEVAHLARLARLALDDQELDHYAAQLDVILQSVARVSEVAADDIPPTSHPVPLANVFRADEVTPGLTPEQALSGAPAAEDGRFRVPRILDEE from the coding sequence ATGTCCGCGATCACCCGAGATGAGGTCGCCCACCTGGCCCGGCTGGCCCGGCTCGCCCTCGACGACCAGGAGCTCGACCACTACGCCGCCCAGCTCGACGTGATCCTGCAGTCCGTCGCGCGGGTGTCCGAGGTGGCCGCCGACGACATCCCGCCGACCTCGCACCCGGTGCCGCTGGCCAACGTGTTCCGCGCCGACGAGGTCACGCCGGGGCTCACCCCGGAGCAGGCGCTGTCCGGTGCGCCGGCGGCCGAGGACGGCCGGTTCCGCGTCCCGCGGATCCTCGACGAGGAGTGA
- the gatB gene encoding Asp-tRNA(Asn)/Glu-tRNA(Gln) amidotransferase subunit GatB, translated as MTPTHATVPFDEVVARYEPVLGLEVHVELGTASKMFCGCPTTFGGEPNTQVCPTCLGLPGSMPVVNRTAVESTIRIGLALNCSVAEWCRFARKNYFYPDMPKDYQISQYDEPLCTDGWLDVTVPTEDGHTVVRVGIERVHMEEDTGKLTHAGGATGRIHGADYSLVDYNRSGIPLIEIVTKPIPGTGALAPEVARAYVTELRDLMRALGVSDVRMEEGSLRCDVNVSLNRPGDAWGTRTETKNVNSLRSVERAVRSEIERQGHVLDSDGRVVQETRHFHEDTGVSTSGRNKEQAEDYRYFPEPDLVPVAAAREWVEELRGTLPELPSVRRERLKADWGVTDFEMQSMANAGALDLVEATVAAGATPAAARKWWLGELARVANERGVELDVLPVTPADVVRVEELIAEGRVNDKLARQVLEGVLAGEGSPDAVVASRGLAVVSDDSALLAAIDEALAAQPDVAEKIRGGKVQAAGAIVGAVMKVTRGQADAAKVRALLLERLGVEG; from the coding sequence GTGACCCCGACCCACGCGACCGTCCCGTTCGACGAGGTCGTCGCCCGCTACGAGCCGGTCCTCGGCCTCGAGGTCCACGTCGAGCTCGGCACCGCGTCGAAGATGTTCTGCGGCTGCCCGACCACGTTCGGCGGCGAGCCCAACACCCAGGTCTGCCCGACGTGCCTCGGGCTGCCCGGGTCCATGCCGGTGGTGAACCGGACCGCGGTGGAGTCGACCATCCGGATCGGCCTGGCGCTGAACTGCTCGGTGGCGGAGTGGTGCCGGTTCGCCCGCAAGAACTACTTCTACCCGGACATGCCGAAGGACTACCAGATCAGCCAGTACGACGAGCCGCTGTGCACCGACGGCTGGCTCGACGTCACGGTCCCGACCGAGGACGGGCACACCGTCGTGCGGGTCGGGATCGAGCGGGTGCACATGGAGGAGGACACCGGCAAGCTCACTCATGCCGGTGGCGCGACCGGTCGCATCCACGGTGCGGACTACTCGCTGGTCGACTACAACCGGTCGGGCATCCCGCTGATCGAGATCGTCACCAAGCCGATCCCCGGCACCGGCGCGCTGGCGCCGGAGGTGGCGCGGGCCTACGTCACCGAGCTGCGCGACCTGATGCGCGCGCTCGGCGTCTCCGACGTACGGATGGAGGAGGGCTCGCTGCGCTGCGACGTCAACGTGTCCCTCAACCGGCCCGGCGACGCGTGGGGCACGCGGACCGAGACCAAGAACGTCAACTCGCTGCGCTCGGTGGAGCGGGCCGTACGCTCGGAGATCGAGCGGCAGGGGCACGTGCTGGACTCCGACGGCCGCGTGGTCCAGGAGACCCGGCACTTCCACGAGGACACCGGCGTCAGCACCTCCGGCCGCAACAAGGAGCAGGCCGAGGACTACCGCTACTTCCCCGAGCCCGACCTGGTCCCGGTGGCGGCGGCGCGGGAGTGGGTCGAGGAGCTGCGGGGCACGCTGCCGGAGCTGCCGTCGGTGCGCCGCGAGCGGCTGAAGGCCGACTGGGGCGTGACGGACTTCGAGATGCAGTCGATGGCCAACGCGGGGGCGCTGGACCTGGTCGAGGCCACGGTCGCCGCGGGTGCCACCCCGGCCGCGGCACGCAAGTGGTGGTTGGGCGAGCTGGCCCGGGTCGCCAACGAGCGCGGGGTGGAGCTCGACGTGCTCCCCGTGACCCCCGCCGACGTCGTACGGGTCGAGGAGCTCATCGCCGAAGGTCGCGTCAACGACAAGCTGGCCCGCCAGGTGCTGGAGGGCGTGCTCGCGGGCGAGGGCTCGCCGGACGCTGTCGTGGCGTCCCGCGGGCTCGCCGTCGTGTCCGACGACTCCGCCCTGCTGGCCGCGATCGACGAGGCGCTGGCCGCCCAGCCGGACGTGGCGGAGAAGATCCGCGGCGGCAAGGTGCAGGCCGCCGGCGCCATCGTGGGCGCGGTCATGAAGGTGACCCGCGGCCAGGCGGACGCCGCCAAGGTGCGGGCGCTGCTGCTGGAGCGGCTCGGCGTCGAGGGCTGA
- a CDS encoding TRIC cation channel family protein, translated as MTLLAAVSAAAEVETQFVSLPPTFDMAVIVMGGLSGAAHAARMRLDPIGVFTVALCTAVGGGAIRDTLLDRGPPVFLVGTNYLAYAVLAAVVGYLFAGLITRVQRAMDVVDVLLLGLWVVIGAQKALVLGLSGPAAVFLGLVTATGGGLLRDLLARRTPRVFTPGEFNALAAFVASVVFVGLALAGVPLEARIVVTIISASALRAASLRWHWQTQPAGGLGIPVARAPDPAGD; from the coding sequence GTGACCCTGCTGGCGGCCGTGTCGGCGGCGGCGGAGGTGGAGACGCAGTTCGTCTCGCTCCCGCCGACGTTCGACATGGCCGTCATCGTCATGGGCGGCCTGTCCGGCGCCGCCCACGCCGCCCGGATGAGACTGGACCCGATCGGTGTCTTCACCGTGGCGCTGTGCACCGCCGTGGGCGGCGGAGCGATCCGTGACACCCTGCTGGACCGCGGGCCGCCGGTGTTCCTGGTCGGGACGAACTACCTGGCCTACGCCGTTCTCGCGGCAGTGGTGGGCTACCTCTTCGCCGGTCTGATCACCCGGGTGCAGCGTGCGATGGACGTGGTGGACGTGCTCCTGCTCGGCCTGTGGGTGGTCATCGGCGCCCAGAAGGCGCTGGTGCTCGGGCTGAGCGGGCCCGCGGCGGTGTTCCTGGGGCTGGTCACAGCCACCGGCGGCGGCCTGCTGCGCGATCTGCTCGCCCGTCGCACGCCCCGGGTCTTCACCCCGGGCGAGTTCAATGCCCTGGCCGCCTTCGTGGCCTCGGTGGTGTTCGTCGGGCTCGCTCTCGCCGGGGTACCCCTGGAGGCACGGATCGTCGTCACGATCATCAGCGCGTCGGCGCTGCGGGCGGCGTCGCTGCGCTGGCACTGGCAGACCCAGCCTGCGGGCGGCCTGGGCATCCCGGTCGCCCGGGCCCCCGACCCCGCCGGCGACTGA